From Triticum aestivum cultivar Chinese Spring chromosome 7B, IWGSC CS RefSeq v2.1, whole genome shotgun sequence:
GTTTCTTGGCTACTGGGTACACCAGACCAATCACTTGGCTTTATTTTGGCAGACGGTGGGTTTGATGTTTGGCTAGCGAACACTCGTGGAACTAATACCAGCCGCAAACATACATCGCTGTCCCCAAAAAATCCGGTTTTTGTCTCAAACCTAATCAAGAACTCATATATGTCGTTAGATTTTCACCTATAGTATATTGACTAATATTTTTAGGCTTTCTGGGATTGGTCGTGGGACCAAATTGCTGAATATGATCTTCCAGCCGTGCTTGAGTTTGTGTATCACCACACAGGACGTCAAAAAGTTCACTATATCGGTCACTCACTGGTGAGCTCAGATGCCCCTCTTAAATTTTTTGATAGGTTAACACTTGGGACTTGAGAAGTGTACTGAAGCAATTTTTGCTTTACTTTCTAGGGAACCTTGATTATTCTTGCAGCCTTCTCTGAGCACAAGTTACTACACTTAGTTCGATCAGCTGTGTTGCTCTGCCCAATCGCTTATCTGAGCAGAACTAGATCCGATCTCACCCGGCTTGCTGCTAAAATGTTCATGGCAGAAGTAAAATACTGTTCAGGCTACTGGTGCTTATTGGAAATTGCCACATTTGCAAATTATATGGGACTGATTTATCTCTTCCTTTTTATCTTCCACAGGCAGCTCACTTTATAGGTCTTCATGAGTTCAATCCTGTTGGGTAGGTATCTTTACTACGACTGCTAATTTCTTTAAGTAGGAACAAAAGGCAGCATGTACGCTTGATTACCAAGTTTCTGCTTGTAGTTTTGCATCTTGCTGCAACTTATTGATTATGAGTAGAGGTGCATGTGTTTAAGATTTTCTACGAGGTTATCGCTGTATGAATTTCAATGTGATATCAATGTTGGCAAGTAAGAATCACATGCTTTAGACTTGCCATTCCGGTAAACAGTCACAACTCCTAATGTGCTGACTCCAACCTCAAGTATTGACTGCTACAAATGTGCTGCTACATGACAGAAAAACTGCAGCTGAACTTCTAGCCAAAGTATGTGGCGACCCTAAAATTGACTGCCACGATGTATTTTCTGCTCTTGCAGGTTTTTCCTTTCATAAATTTTTCTAGATTCCAAACAATATTTTACGTTCAGCTGAAGTTGGCCTTGTATCCTACTAACTGTGATTTGCTGACGCTTGAAGGACCGGACTGTTGCCTCAATAAATCAACTACATGTGCCTTCATGCTGCATGCTCCACAGCCTACGTCTATGAGAAACCTTATTCATTTGTCGCAGAGTAGGAATCACAATCAGAATTTTAAGTTTTCGCTTGTTCAAAGCTCAGGAACGATGTTAACTTTTCTCATCCCGATTTGCATCCAACCAGTGGTCAGGAACGAAGGGGTCAGAAGGTATGACTACGGCAATGCCAAGGAAAACATGAAGCATTACAAGCAGCCACGCCCTCCGCTGTACAACCTCTCATCCATTCCGACCCATGTCCCCATGCTCCTGACGCATGGCGGCCAAGACTTCCTCGGCGATGTCCCTGACACCAGGCACCTCCTGAAGACACTGGTCAGAAACCATGACTCTGATAACATCGAGGTGCAATACTTGCCCGACTATGCTCATGCTGACTTTGTGATAGCCTATAATGCTCCACGCCTCGTATATGAACCGATGGTCGACTTCTTTCAACGTCACTGAGGGTTACTACTTCACATCTCTTCATGAACAGCTTCAGCTGTAATTTGGTTCCAGCCTATGCAACTGAAACTTCAACTTGCAAGTTGTCCATGTATATGGCTAGTCAAGCCATAGTATATACCTATATTTGTCAGGCTGATCATGCTAGAGAATAAACTACGATCAAATAGTCGGTTTCATGTAACCAATTTATCCAGCATATCCTATGGAgtaagtaccaaaaatattatatcagACAATTATTGGAAGATCTCAAACTTCTGAAGAAAATGCTGTTGAACCTTCTCAGCTAATATCTTATTGTTTCCTATTTACACTGGGTTTTGTGGATGTTTATGTTGTCTTTATATCTGAAGGCTTAAAGCTGTTGTGAAAAGTGCATTACTCTGTTTGGCAAATCATACTGTTGTGAAAAGCTGTTATGACTGTCAAAATATATTAAAGTTAGATAGATTACTGTTATAATAGGTATGATTTGTATGCTTCTTGAACCCTAGTGCCCTGTGGGCCCACCCCGCGGTGTGGTGAGCCTAACAATGGCCAGTGGGAAGGCTCTTAGGTAGACGCAGCATGTGATGATTATGTCCTTCGTTCTGCCCGGTTAGGATTTACTATGGCACGCTTGTGTCCCTAGCTGCTTGGGTTCTCCCTATCTCATTCTCGGCATTTTATTGGTTGTGGAGATGTGCTCTATGCCTCATTGGCAGATATAGCTACTTTGTTCGACAAAGTGGGCTTTGATTGTACACATTGTGTGCCTTGTGGCCGCGATGCACCGTGCATGTGTGGTATACGATAATCAACAGGATGATTGGTCCGATATTTCCAGCGAGCAATACCACCCTCGAATCTTCTTGTCTCCACCCCCCTTTCATGGGGATCAAGGGGTTCTGAACTATGTAGGAGACCTCCTACGCCGAATCTGAAGTTTGCAAGACCAGTTATTTGATTTTTTTGTCAAATCTCTTTTTGTTCCTAATTAGTATAAGGTAAATGTTTGCTTGTACGATACAAGAAAGAAATGTATGGTGATTATTTTGTAAAAGCAAATAATGTTTGTAGTTTCCAACCACGTTGCCACAAAAGGTGGCATCCTTCTAATGTCAGTCATTTAGGTTGCCTTCAGCCAAACCAAGC
This genomic window contains:
- the LOC123157515 gene encoding triacylglycerol lipase 2, translated to MILHISMATSLFLMSLLMFMLDSNPCTALSWRNNSLVDDIGIPCPVSPHPFTMCKSEAEAYGYPCEDHKVTTEDGYILSLKRIPHGHDTDNSTGDEKTRQPILLFHGLFVDGVSWLLGTPDQSLGFILADGGFDVWLANTRGTNTSRKHTSLSPKNPAFWDWSWDQIAEYDLPAVLEFVYHHTGRQKVHYIGHSLGTLIILAAFSEHKLLHLVRSAVLLCPIAYLSRTRSDLTRLAAKMFMAEAAHFIGLHEFNPVGKTAAELLAKVCGDPKIDCHDVFSALAGPDCCLNKSTTCAFMLHAPQPTSMRNLIHLSQMVRNEGVRRYDYGNAKENMKHYKQPRPPLYNLSSIPTHVPMLLTHGGQDFLGDVPDTRHLLKTLVRNHDSDNIEVQYLPDYAHADFVIAYNAPRLVYEPMVDFFQRH